A window of the Emys orbicularis isolate rEmyOrb1 chromosome 1, rEmyOrb1.hap1, whole genome shotgun sequence genome harbors these coding sequences:
- the MRPS33 gene encoding small ribosomal subunit protein mS33: MSALSNYALRMARLSARIFGEVVRPTDNKSMKVVKLFSEQPLAKRKEVYDWYPPHNTYVALMKNLRFLGLYRDEHQDFKEEMRRLKKLRGKEKPKKGEGKRATKKK, from the exons ATGTCTGCTCTTTCCAATTATGCCTTGCGGATGGCCCGCCTGAGTGCCCGGATATTTGGAGAAGTTGTCAGGCCAACAGACAATAAGTCCATGAAAGTAGTGAAGCTGTTCAGCGAGCAGCCCCTTGCCAAACGGAAGGAAGTCTACGATTGGTATCCCCCTCACAACACCTACGTCGCCCTCATGAAGAACCTCCGCTTCCTTGGCCTTTACAG AGATGAACATCAAGATTTTAAGGAAGAGATGAGACGGCTAAAGAAGCTCCGTGGTAAAGAAAAACCCaagaaaggagaaggaaagagagctACCAAGAAGAAATAG